The Dehalobacter sp. DCM sequence TTCCAAATTCAAGATTCTTATAGAATCGATCCTCCACCTCTTTCGGATCGGTAATTTTCAATAACTCCTGTCTAGTTTCGGTATCAAAGTATTCCTTTTTAGTCCATAATTCGAGTGTTTTTAAAGACATTTGTTTTAATTTCATTCTTTTGTCTCCTTATTTAAACTTATATAAAGACCTGAATTCATTGGAATCAATAATTTTTTCAATTCCATAACTCCGATTAGCTGCGAGGTGCTGTAGAACCTTGTAGATTATTTCTTGATTTATTTTAGAATTTTCTATCCCGTTATTTTGCCTGATAGCCTGAGCTATTTCTTCAATCGTCAGGCCTTGGCCCTTGCAGGAAGAAAGAATACTTACGATGAGATTCTTGATTCTGATTACCTCATGGGCTCCTTTTTTGGACATTTCAACTGCCGGTTGGTGGTAGGCATTGATATTCACGAGCAGTGCATAAATACTCACTATTCGCTCAAATAAAGCGATTAGGCATCCTATACTTTTAGCATTAATCTCTTTTACTGTGATGGTAATGGAACTTTTCCCTTTTTGAGTGATTGCATTTCTTGTCCCTAAAAGGAAAGCGTGTAAATAGTCACCGCTTGTACTCTCTTCTGCTATTTTTAACGAATTCCCTTCCCTGTCTTTAAGTACTTCGATAAATATTAAAAAGAAATTGTCCGGACCTTCTAATAATTGCTGGAGATAGGAATGCTGATCACTGGATCCTTTATTGCCATATACGGTTAGCCCCTGATGGACTGTTTTTCCGTCTAAATCCTTTTCCTTGCCAAGAGATTCCATAACCAGTTGCTGAAGATATTTTGCGAATAGCTCCAAACGGTCTTTATAAGGTAATACCACCATTTGTTTACCGCCTTTTCCACCAGTTAGATAGTCCCAGGCCAAGGCCAATAAAGCAGCCGGATTGCTGCGGACCTCTGTTTTCCGCGTTAAACTGTTGCATATTCTTGCACCTTCAAGTAAACCATCGATATCAATCCCCTGCAAAGCCAGCGGCAGTAGTCCAACAGCCGACAGAACCGAGGTCCGGCCGCCAACCCATTCCCACATAGGAAAAGAATCAAGCCATCCCTCTTTTATGCAGATTTTGTCTAACTTGCTGCCAGCTTGTGTAATACTGACCGTATGCCGACTGAAATCGAGTTCTTGTTTTTCGTAGAAATAACGTACTTCTTCCATACCGTTCCGGGTTTCAACAGTTCCTCCGCTTTTAGATATAACGATGGTTAAAGTTTCATCCATTTTCCCCCTAAGCTCGTCAAAAATCCGGTCCATAGCATCCGGATCAGTATTATCAATAAAATAGAGCTTACACGGCTGCCCTGTCTCCCTCAGTGCGTCGGAAACAAACCGCGTCCCCAAACTGGATCCTCCAATCCCAACTACAAGTATATTTCTGAAGGTTCGTCCTGTTTGCCCGGATATAACTCCCTGGTGAACCTTGCGTGTAAAATCTTTAATCCGATCCAAAGTCAGTTTTATTTGATTTCCGATTTCCGCAGTAGGTGAAATATCCGGATCACTGAGCCAATAATGTCCAACCATCCTCTGCTCGTCCTGATTAGCAATCCCTCCCCGTTCCATTTCTCTAATTTGTAAAAACACCCGCTGTATCCGGGATTTCATTTCTTCCAAATAGTTTTCCGGTAAATTTACCCGGCTTATATCTATTTGCAAGTTAAGCTCATTGTTACTATAAAGATATTCCTGAAAATTGCCCCATTCTGTCTTCATTCAATCACCTCATATATAATTTTATAAAGTAATAGAAAGCTTAATCATAGATATTTGATATCGACCCCGTATTTTATGAGTATAATAATTTATAGTAATGACCAGTTTCTTGGGAGGTGGCACTATTGTTATTGGCCTGTGACATAGGGGGAACCCATTCGCGATTTGCTCTATGTGAAGTCTATAAAGGTAAGCCTGTTATTATTGAAGAAAGGGAGTATTTTAGCAAAGACTTTGATACTGTCGAAGAATCCACAAAGGCCTTTCTTGATGAAAGTAAAGCAGGTCAAACTACTAAAATAATTAATTCTGCCTGTTTTAGCCTGGCCGGTCCTATCCAAAACGGACAATGTAAACTGGTAAACCTTGATTTAACAGTTAGTTTAGATAAGCTTGCGATTGCTTTGGCACCCCTTACTAAAATCACTTTTTGCAATGACTTGGTTGCAGTCGGCCATGGACTTTCAGTACTTTGCCCTCAAGAACTCTTGACTTTAACTGAAGGTAATAAACAAACTATTTCGGTGAACCGGGATTTATTTCCCAAAGTAATACTCGCGCCGGGAACAGGTTTAGGCGAGGCGCTAATGATTGAGGGAAGTGTCTATCCTTCAGAAGGTTCTCATTGCGATTTTGGCCCTCAGTCTGAGGAAGAAGTAATGCTGTGGAATTTTTTACATCGTAAATACGGCCATGTCAGTTATGATCGTATTTTATCAGGACCAGGCCTGACCAATATTTACGACTGTCTAAGAAAAGAAAATACAATCTCATACCTTCCCGGACTAAGTCCTGAAGAGATAAGTAAGAAGGCTGCGGCTAATCTATGCCCTATCTGTGAAAAAACACTTCACTTGTTTGTCAAAATACTCGGGGCAGAAGCAGGAAACTTTGTACTGAAAACGTTGGCTTTTGGGGGAGTATATCTTGGCGGAGGAATTCTGCCTCACATTTTACCAAAGCTCCAAGACGGAACATTGCTGGAATCTTTTAAGGCCAAAGGCAGGTTCAATAACTTCATGGAACAAATTCCTATCTATATAATATTAAACAGCAAAACTGCTCTATTAGGTGCGGCTTTGCTGGCTCAACGCCTTTAGCCACTTAGTCATAGATTTTGTTGATTTCCAATCTCCTATTTTCCACCTCCAGTTGCCTTCTGCCGTTCCAGGAACATTCATCCGGGCATTACTGTCCAACATCAGAACATCCTGAAGTGGTATTATGACCCAGGGAGCTTTGCTTCGGTACAGTTCTTCAATAATTTGACAACATTGTTCTTTGTTTTCATCAGTTGTTAATGCCTTCCCCGGTCCTTTGCTATACCATCCTAAGAGGGTATCGGTGTCATGAGTACCCGAATATAAAATACTATTATCCCAATTCATATCTGATTTATCAGACGTAGATGTATTCAATTCATTAGGGCTGAATTGATAAACAGTCATTCCCGGAAATCCCAAAATGGTTTTTAAATTCCTCACCTCCGGGGTGATCAGCCCCAAGTCTTCTGCAATAAAAGGCAAAGCTCCAAATTCCTGCTCAAGAGAATGAAAAAATTTCTTGCCGGGGCCTTTTAACCAACGACCATTAACAGCGGTGCTTTCGCCGTGAGGAACTTTCCAATAGGCTTCAAACCCGCGAAAATGATCTAAGCGAACGTAATGGAACATTTTTAAAGTTGTTTTAATTCTTTGTTTCCACCAAGAATAATTATCTTTTTCCATTTCTGGCCATTGGTAAAGGGGATTACCCCATAACTGACCTGTTTTGCTGAAATAATCGGGAGGTACTCCAGCCATGGCCGATGTCATTCCCCTTGAATCCAAAGAAAAATATTTAGGATTTACCCAGGTATCACAACTATCCGCGTTTACATAAATAGGCAGATCTCCTATTATTTTAATTCCTTTATCCTCGGCATACCGCCTCAATTCTTCCCATTGAAAATAGAAAGTGTATTGCAAAAATCTATGGTATTCCAACTCGTCATGGTATTCTTTCTTTAATGAAGCCAAAACCTCTTTATTTCTGAAAGCAATCTCTGATTCCCACTCGTACCAGGGGGATTGGCCTTTCCGATCTTTCAGGACACAATAGAGACAATAGTCCTCAAGCCAGTCATTATTATTCTCGTTAAATGCTTGATAGGTATTCCAGCTGAGAAAACCACTATCTCCGGCATTATTATTTATCAACTTCCGAATTCTGGACTTAAAGCGGGTAAAGGCTCTTCGTAAAAGATGTTCTTTAACATCCCGGGCAAACTGATAATCCACTTTGTTTCCTTTTTCAGTATTGGCCTTTTTGTATTTAACACTGGCTTTTGCCCGTTCCAAGATATTATTTACTTCCACTTCAGTGAGAAGCTCATGCTTCAATAAATCTTCAATACATATTAAAAGTGTATTGCCGGCGAAGACTGAAATACTCTGATAAGGCGAATCCCCATTTCCTGGTGGACTTAACGGCAGAATCTGCCAAAGCCTTTGCCCGGATTCATTTAGAAAATCTATAAATTTTTTGGCCTCTTCTCCAATATCCCCAATTCCAAACGGAGATGGAAGAGAAGTTATATGCATTAGAAGTCCACATGACCGATCTAATTTTAATAGAGGCGTCTTTTTAATATATCTGTAAATTACTTTTCCTTCCCAAGGATTAAGAATATCCTTTTTTGATTTGATTTCCGTTCCGTGCAGGAGATCTAAGGTGATCAAGTTTTCTGGCTCATCCCGACTCGGCCTATTTGAAAAGTCATAGTCTATTTCCACAGATCTAACTTGATGCCGGTTAATATAAACAATAAGCTCCTCATCTTCAGAAGCAATCCGAAAGCCAAAAACATCTGGATTGGGACAAAAAGGGGTAAATATCCCTCTGTTGATTACTTCATATTCTCTCCGCAAACGAATAATCCGTTTATACCATGAAATTAACTCCTGATCCTCACTTCCCCAAGGAAAAGTACGCCGGTTATACGGATCGTCATACCCTTCTAGTCCTGTCTCATCTCCATAATAGATACAGGGAACACCAGGGAACGTCATCTGTAAAAGTACAAAAAGCTTTAAACGCCCGATGGCTTTCTCTCGAGATTCCGGAGTAAGCCTATACATTGCCCTCGCCTGTTCTGAAAGGTTTTCTTGAGGTTCCGCTTCCCCCAACAATGTAAGAATTCTGACCGTATCATGGCTTCCGGTCATATTCATTGCTGCGCTAAAATTTTCTGGCGGATAGTTCTCATAAAGACTCATAACCCTCCGATACGTATAACCGGAACAGGCTTTCCCCAGTAAAAACTCAAGCAGGATTGATCTTAGAGTATAGTTCGTTACCGAATCCAGTTCTTCACCCCAAAAATACTCTCTTAATTTGCCATAGCTGATTTTGCGGGAAGCATCCTCCCAAACTTCACCAATCAGAACAGAATCCGGGTAGAATTTTTTTACTGTCTTCTTAAGAAGTTTAATAAATTCATCTGGTAGTTCATCAGCTACGTCAAGACGCCAACCCTTAACTCCTTTGTTCATCCAGGTCTTGATCACGCTGTTTTCACCCAGAATAATATAATCAATATAAGATGTATCCATCTCGTTGACATTCGGCAAATCGTCTATCCCCCACCAGCATTCATAATTGCCTATATTATCCTTAAATCGGTACCATTTATAATAAGGTGATTCAGCGGACTGGAACGCTCCGACCCCGGGATAGTTGCCATATTTATTGAAATATATGCTGTCACTCCCAGTATGGCTAAATACGCCATCAAGAATAACGGATATTCCAAACTTTACTGCTTCGCTAACCAGCTGATCAAATGTATTACTTTCACCATACATAGGATCAATTTTTAAATAGTTTCCTACATCGTATTTATGATTACTTGCCGATTCAAATATCGGATTAAGATAAATAACGGAAACACCTAATTCTTCAAGGTAGGGAAGCTTTGCTATTACACCGCGGATATTGCCTCCAAAAAAAGTCCAGCGAATAACCCTGCCATTTTTATCTTTTATATATAAAGGAGTATCGGACCAATTTCCGTGTAGTAAGCTTTCGGATTTAGGAGAACAAATTTGTTTATTTTCGTTTCCATTAAAAAAACGATCAACAAATATTTGATAGATCAGACCTTGCTTGAACCATTCCGGAACTGGTGAAGGGTTATAAATTGTAATTTGGTAGGCTGGGGGAATATTTATAGAGAGTTCCCCTTCTCCTCCCAAAGACTCTGAATTATTTCCGTAGTAGTATACCCGGTCAGCCCTAATGATGAAATAGTACCAAACCAGTCCTGGTACTTGCGAAACACAATACTCAACCTCAAAAAGCAGTCTCCTCATGTTGTTTTCTACTTTTATTTCTTGAATACTCCTCATGGCTATATACTTATAGTTTTCATTCTCCGAAACCCATAATATACATTCTTCAATAGGTAATACATTTATAATTTCAAGCCTTAATAATACCTTTTGGCCACACTTTAAAGCCCCAAAGGGCTGCCTATAATACGTTTGGTAAGTATTATGACAGGCTTTTATAGCATGCAATGAACCCCACCTCTTTGTAGTCATTTTTTAGTTAATCAGACAACTTTCATACAATAGAACATATTTCTCTGCCGAGTTATCCCAGCTAAAATCGCTTCGGAATGCATTATCAACCAATTTTTTCCAAACGTTTTTTTCCTCATAAAATAACTTGGTAGCCTTCTGAACAGTAAAGAGAAGTTCGTGTGCATTATAGTTAGCAAAGCTGAAACCATTTCCTTCCCCTGTAAATTCATTGAAAGGAAGGACACTATCTCTTAATCCGCCTGTTTCCCTAACAACAGGAAGAGTACCATAGCGCATAGCAATCATCTGGGATAAACCGCATGGTTCAAATAGAGAAGGCATTAAAAGCAAATCCGATGCCCCATAGATTTTCGAGGCCAGCGTATTATCAAATGTGAGGATAGCTTTTAGCTTTTCCGGATATCGGAAAGCATAATAAGAAAACATGTCTTCATACCGCTTTTCCCCAGTTCCCAAAATGACCATCTGCAAGTTAAGGCTTACCATTTCTTCTAGAACACAAGCTAAAAGATCAATTCCTTTTTGATTTACCAGACGCGATACCATCGAAACCAAAAGCACTTCGCTATTATGAGATAGACCTAAAATGTTTTGAAGATCCAGTTTATTTTCAGTTTTCCAAAAAATTGAACTGCTAGAATTGATGAACAGGTTAGGATCATTCCGGGGATCATACTTTTCAGTATCAATTCCATTTAGAATTCCATTAAGGTCTGCCTGGCGATGTCTTAAAATTTCATCAAGGTTTTCCCCATAAAAAGGATTCTTAATTTCCTCGGCATAAGTAGGACTGACAGTACTTAAAAGATCTGCAGCCAGGAGACCGGCTTTTAAAAAATTTAGACTTCCGTGATACTCCAATTGTTCCCAGGCGTCAGTACTTCCGGCAAAACCCAACACATCTTCAAAATAGCTAACAGGTGCAATGCCCTGGTAACCAAGATTGTGAACAGTTAAAATTGTTTTTATCCCTTGATAGTACATGACCTCCCGATAATTTTCTTTAAGAAATAATGGCACTAATGCGGTATGCCAGTCATGACAATGTAAAATATCAGGCCTGTAACCAAGGAAAGGAAGAGCTTCAAGTACAGCTTTACTGAAAAAACTAAAACACTCAGCATCATCGCTATATCCATATATTCTTTCCTTACCAAAATAATAGGGGTTATCTATAAAATAATAATGAATTCCTTCATATTGGGTTTCTTCGAGTGAGAATTGAATTTTTCTCCAGGAAAGTGACATTGTAATTGTTGTTAAAAACTTATTACCTCTAAGAAGTTCTTCCTGAATACAGGCGAATTTTGGGATAATTACCCTTACATCGGCTCCAAATTTCTTAATAGCGGCCGGCAGAGACCCGCAAACATCACCTAAGCCTCCAGATTTGCTAAATGGAAAAGCCTCTGATGAAATAAATAAAACATTCATTTCTTTCTCCCCGATTTTTATATGATTCTTGATTTGTCAATAAAGACCGGTAACCCGCTTTTTCCTATAACCACAGTTTTTTCTGTGACGTGAACCGATTTATCTAAGATAACATTTTGAAGAACAACCCCTTTTCCAATATAGCATTCTTGCATAAT is a genomic window containing:
- the glgA gene encoding glycogen synthase GlgA, whose product is MNVLFISSEAFPFSKSGGLGDVCGSLPAAIKKFGADVRVIIPKFACIQEELLRGNKFLTTITMSLSWRKIQFSLEETQYEGIHYYFIDNPYYFGKERIYGYSDDAECFSFFSKAVLEALPFLGYRPDILHCHDWHTALVPLFLKENYREVMYYQGIKTILTVHNLGYQGIAPVSYFEDVLGFAGSTDAWEQLEYHGSLNFLKAGLLAADLLSTVSPTYAEEIKNPFYGENLDEILRHRQADLNGILNGIDTEKYDPRNDPNLFINSSSSIFWKTENKLDLQNILGLSHNSEVLLVSMVSRLVNQKGIDLLACVLEEMVSLNLQMVILGTGEKRYEDMFSYYAFRYPEKLKAILTFDNTLASKIYGASDLLLMPSLFEPCGLSQMIAMRYGTLPVVRETGGLRDSVLPFNEFTGEGNGFSFANYNAHELLFTVQKATKLFYEEKNVWKKLVDNAFRSDFSWDNSAEKYVLLYESCLIN
- a CDS encoding bifunctional glycogen debranching protein GlgX/4-alpha-glucanotransferase, which codes for MHAIKACHNTYQTYYRQPFGALKCGQKVLLRLEIINVLPIEECILWVSENENYKYIAMRSIQEIKVENNMRRLLFEVEYCVSQVPGLVWYYFIIRADRVYYYGNNSESLGGEGELSINIPPAYQITIYNPSPVPEWFKQGLIYQIFVDRFFNGNENKQICSPKSESLLHGNWSDTPLYIKDKNGRVIRWTFFGGNIRGVIAKLPYLEELGVSVIYLNPIFESASNHKYDVGNYLKIDPMYGESNTFDQLVSEAVKFGISVILDGVFSHTGSDSIYFNKYGNYPGVGAFQSAESPYYKWYRFKDNIGNYECWWGIDDLPNVNEMDTSYIDYIILGENSVIKTWMNKGVKGWRLDVADELPDEFIKLLKKTVKKFYPDSVLIGEVWEDASRKISYGKLREYFWGEELDSVTNYTLRSILLEFLLGKACSGYTYRRVMSLYENYPPENFSAAMNMTGSHDTVRILTLLGEAEPQENLSEQARAMYRLTPESREKAIGRLKLFVLLQMTFPGVPCIYYGDETGLEGYDDPYNRRTFPWGSEDQELISWYKRIIRLRREYEVINRGIFTPFCPNPDVFGFRIASEDEELIVYINRHQVRSVEIDYDFSNRPSRDEPENLITLDLLHGTEIKSKKDILNPWEGKVIYRYIKKTPLLKLDRSCGLLMHITSLPSPFGIGDIGEEAKKFIDFLNESGQRLWQILPLSPPGNGDSPYQSISVFAGNTLLICIEDLLKHELLTEVEVNNILERAKASVKYKKANTEKGNKVDYQFARDVKEHLLRRAFTRFKSRIRKLINNNAGDSGFLSWNTYQAFNENNNDWLEDYCLYCVLKDRKGQSPWYEWESEIAFRNKEVLASLKKEYHDELEYHRFLQYTFYFQWEELRRYAEDKGIKIIGDLPIYVNADSCDTWVNPKYFSLDSRGMTSAMAGVPPDYFSKTGQLWGNPLYQWPEMEKDNYSWWKQRIKTTLKMFHYVRLDHFRGFEAYWKVPHGESTAVNGRWLKGPGKKFFHSLEQEFGALPFIAEDLGLITPEVRNLKTILGFPGMTVYQFSPNELNTSTSDKSDMNWDNSILYSGTHDTDTLLGWYSKGPGKALTTDENKEQCCQIIEELYRSKAPWVIIPLQDVLMLDSNARMNVPGTAEGNWRWKIGDWKSTKSMTKWLKALSQQSRT
- a CDS encoding glucose-6-phosphate isomerase, which encodes MKTEWGNFQEYLYSNNELNLQIDISRVNLPENYLEEMKSRIQRVFLQIREMERGGIANQDEQRMVGHYWLSDPDISPTAEIGNQIKLTLDRIKDFTRKVHQGVISGQTGRTFRNILVVGIGGSSLGTRFVSDALRETGQPCKLYFIDNTDPDAMDRIFDELRGKMDETLTIVISKSGGTVETRNGMEEVRYFYEKQELDFSRHTVSITQAGSKLDKICIKEGWLDSFPMWEWVGGRTSVLSAVGLLPLALQGIDIDGLLEGARICNSLTRKTEVRSNPAALLALAWDYLTGGKGGKQMVVLPYKDRLELFAKYLQQLVMESLGKEKDLDGKTVHQGLTVYGNKGSSDQHSYLQQLLEGPDNFFLIFIEVLKDREGNSLKIAEESTSGDYLHAFLLGTRNAITQKGKSSITITVKEINAKSIGCLIALFERIVSIYALLVNINAYHQPAVEMSKKGAHEVIRIKNLIVSILSSCKGQGLTIEEIAQAIRQNNGIENSKINQEIIYKVLQHLAANRSYGIEKIIDSNEFRSLYKFK
- the glk gene encoding glucokinase, producing the protein MLLACDIGGTHSRFALCEVYKGKPVIIEEREYFSKDFDTVEESTKAFLDESKAGQTTKIINSACFSLAGPIQNGQCKLVNLDLTVSLDKLAIALAPLTKITFCNDLVAVGHGLSVLCPQELLTLTEGNKQTISVNRDLFPKVILAPGTGLGEALMIEGSVYPSEGSHCDFGPQSEEEVMLWNFLHRKYGHVSYDRILSGPGLTNIYDCLRKENTISYLPGLSPEEISKKAAANLCPICEKTLHLFVKILGAEAGNFVLKTLAFGGVYLGGGILPHILPKLQDGTLLESFKAKGRFNNFMEQIPIYIILNSKTALLGAALLAQRL